The Jatrophihabitans sp. nucleotide sequence CAGCTCGGCCAGCGCGCACCGCAGCGACGAGCCCATCCCCCGGTCCGGCTCGGGGTTGACCACCGTGCGGGCGTCCTCGGCAGCGGCCTGCCCCGGCCGCAGCACCGCCAGCACCTCGTCGCAGCCACCGGCGCGCAGCGTCCCGACGGCCCGGTCGACCAGCCGCTGGCCGCCGACGTCCAGATCGGCCTTGGGACGGCCCAGCCGGCGTCCGGCGCCGGCGGCGAGCACGATGCCGGTGACCGCCGCCGCTGTGGTCACGGGTCAGCGGCGGGGGTAGCCGGCCAGCGCGACCGCGGTGGCCAGCGCCGCCTGCGCCGCCTCGTAGCCCTTGTCCTCCTTGGACCCCGGCAGCCCGGCCCGGTCCAGCGCCTGCTCGTCGTTGTCACAGGTGAGCACCCCGAAC carries:
- a CDS encoding NTP transferase domain-containing protein; protein product: MTTAAAVTGIVLAAGAGRRLGRPKADLDVGGQRLVDRAVGTLRAGGCDEVLAVLRPGQAAAEDARTVVNPEPDRGMGSSLRCALAELAADPRSQACVVLLVDLIDVRPAEVAAVIERHRAGAQIVAVRRAGQRSHPVLVSRRW